A genomic segment from Ruegeria sp. TM1040 encodes:
- a CDS encoding acyl-CoA dehydrogenase family protein, with protein MADQSFLNWPFFDEEHRAWAAKVEAVAEGLEVDHSDTDAACRRLVADLGAAGVLQPTAAAGASKSLDVRKLCLAREILARHDGLADFAFAMQGLGTGAISLFGTDAQKAEWLPKTRSGAAIAAFALTEPQSGSDVANSTMTAVRDGDDYVLNGEKTWISNGGIADVYTLFARTGEAPGAKGLSAFIVTPDLDGFEVVERLETIAPHPLATLRFSDVRIPASAMIGAPGQGFRIAMSVLDVFRSTVAAAALGFARRALDEALWRVTERHVQGAPLFDLQMVQGHIADMALDVDAAALLVYRAAWTKDSGAARVTREAAMAKLFSTEAAQVVIDKAVQLFGGEGVRSGAMVEKLYREIRALRIYEGASDVQRVVIARQAMMALEGK; from the coding sequence GTGGCGGACCAGAGTTTTCTGAATTGGCCCTTTTTCGACGAAGAGCATCGAGCTTGGGCTGCCAAGGTCGAAGCTGTGGCCGAGGGCCTTGAGGTGGATCACAGCGATACCGATGCGGCCTGTCGCAGGCTGGTGGCGGACCTTGGCGCGGCTGGGGTGTTGCAGCCGACTGCGGCTGCGGGTGCCTCGAAGAGCCTCGATGTGCGCAAGCTGTGCCTAGCGCGTGAGATCCTCGCCCGCCACGATGGGCTTGCGGATTTTGCCTTTGCCATGCAGGGGCTTGGCACAGGCGCGATTTCGCTGTTTGGAACCGACGCGCAGAAAGCGGAGTGGCTGCCGAAAACCCGCAGCGGCGCGGCGATTGCTGCTTTTGCGCTGACGGAGCCGCAGTCGGGGTCGGATGTGGCGAACTCCACCATGACGGCGGTGCGCGATGGTGATGACTATGTGCTGAATGGTGAAAAGACCTGGATCTCCAATGGGGGGATCGCCGATGTCTACACGCTGTTTGCCCGCACCGGAGAGGCACCGGGCGCCAAGGGGCTCTCGGCCTTCATAGTCACACCGGATCTGGACGGGTTTGAGGTGGTGGAGCGGCTCGAGACCATCGCACCGCACCCGCTGGCGACCTTGCGGTTCAGCGATGTGCGCATCCCCGCAAGCGCCATGATCGGTGCGCCGGGGCAGGGGTTCCGTATCGCCATGTCGGTGCTGGATGTGTTCCGCTCTACCGTGGCGGCGGCGGCGCTCGGCTTTGCGCGCCGGGCATTGGACGAGGCCTTGTGGCGTGTCACCGAGCGTCATGTGCAGGGCGCGCCGCTCTTTGATTTGCAGATGGTGCAGGGGCATATCGCCGATATGGCGCTGGATGTGGATGCGGCCGCGCTGCTGGTCTACCGCGCGGCCTGGACCAAGGACAGTGGTGCGGCGCGGGTCACGCGCGAGGCGGCAATGGCCAAGCTGTTCTCGACCGAGGCGGCACAGGTCGTCATCGACAAGGCGGTGCAGCTCTTTGGGGGGGAGGGCGTGCGTTCGGGCGCGATGGTTGAAAAACTCTATCGCGAAATCAGGGCGTTGCGCATCTATGAGGGCGCGAGCGACGTTCAGCGCGTGGTGATCGCGCGGCAGGCGATGATGGCATTGGAGGGCAAATGA
- a CDS encoding DUF1348 family protein, translating to MTSTARPPLPPFTRESAIEKIRLAEDGWNSRDAAKVSLAYTPDSRWRNRAEFPVGRTEIEAFLTRKWARELEYRLIKELWAFDGNRIAVRYAYEYRDDSGHWFRAYGNENWQFDENGLMEERHASINEHPISEADRKFHWPLGRRPDDHPGLSDLGL from the coding sequence ATGACATCCACAGCCCGCCCGCCGCTGCCGCCCTTCACCCGAGAGAGCGCCATTGAAAAAATCCGTCTGGCCGAAGATGGCTGGAACAGCCGCGACGCGGCCAAGGTCAGCTTGGCCTATACGCCTGACAGCCGCTGGCGCAACCGGGCAGAGTTTCCCGTTGGGCGCACCGAAATCGAAGCCTTCCTGACCCGCAAATGGGCGCGCGAGCTGGAATATCGGCTCATCAAGGAGCTCTGGGCCTTTGACGGCAATCGCATCGCTGTGCGCTACGCCTATGAATATCGCGACGACAGCGGCCACTGGTTCCGCGCCTATGGCAATGAAAACTGGCAGTTTGATGAGAACGGCCTGATGGAAGAGCGCCACGCCTCCATCAATGAGCACCCCATTTCTGAGGCGGATCGCAAGTTCCACTGGCCGCTTGGGCGTCGTCCTGACGACCATCCGGGCCTCAGCGACCTTGGCCTCTGA
- a CDS encoding enoyl-CoA hydratase family protein, translating to MSLDETTHFNCTIEGGIARISLNRPERKNPLTFESYAELRDWFRALPYSDEVHAVVIVPNGGNFSSGGDVHDIIGPLTRMNMKELLAFTRMTGDLVKAMLNCSKPVISAVDGICAGAGAIIAMASDLRIATPEAKVAFLFNRVGLAGCDMGACAMLPRIIGQGRAAELLYMGRSLGAEEGERWGFFNRLASAEALEAEAMKMAERIVEGPTFANGMTKTMLAQEWSMSLEQAIEAEAQAQAICMQGNDFRRAYEAFVAKERPVFEGD from the coding sequence ATGAGCCTCGATGAGACAACGCATTTCAATTGCACGATTGAGGGCGGCATCGCGCGTATCTCGCTCAATCGGCCGGAGCGTAAGAACCCGCTGACCTTTGAAAGCTACGCAGAGCTGCGCGACTGGTTCCGGGCGTTGCCCTATTCGGACGAGGTGCATGCGGTTGTGATCGTGCCCAATGGCGGGAATTTTTCCTCTGGCGGGGATGTGCACGACATCATCGGCCCGCTCACCAGGATGAACATGAAAGAGCTCTTGGCCTTCACCCGCATGACCGGGGATCTTGTGAAGGCGATGCTCAACTGCAGCAAGCCGGTGATTTCGGCGGTGGATGGCATTTGTGCGGGGGCAGGGGCGATCATAGCGATGGCCAGTGATCTGCGCATCGCCACACCTGAGGCCAAGGTGGCGTTTCTCTTTAATCGTGTGGGGCTTGCGGGTTGTGACATGGGCGCTTGCGCCATGCTGCCGCGTATCATCGGACAGGGCCGCGCGGCGGAGCTGCTTTATATGGGTCGGTCGCTGGGCGCCGAGGAAGGCGAACGCTGGGGGTTTTTTAACCGGCTCGCGTCCGCTGAGGCGCTGGAAGCCGAAGCCATGAAGATGGCAGAGCGCATCGTTGAGGGGCCGACCTTTGCCAATGGCATGACCAAGACGATGCTGGCGCAAGAATGGTCCATGAGCCTTGAGCAGGCGATTGAGGCCGAGGCGCAGGCGCAGGCGATCTGCATGCAGGGCAATGATTTCCGCCGCGCCTATGAGGCCTTCGTCGCGAAAGAGCGACCAGTGTTTGAAGGCGACTGA
- a CDS encoding MarR family winged helix-turn-helix transcriptional regulator, which translates to MSGTAAQADLGDTASKARLRLWLKLLKTSGSIESELRRRLRDRHNTTLPRFDVMSALSRNPEGLKMSQLSQFLRVSNGNVTGIVDRLTEDGLALRVAVPGDRRAQVARLTPAGEAEFDRLAAEHEAWIGEMMAGLGADEITEMSALLDQIQPVAAPQEDKG; encoded by the coding sequence ATGAGCGGCACCGCAGCGCAAGCTGATCTCGGCGACACGGCCTCCAAGGCGCGGCTGCGTCTGTGGCTGAAGCTCTTGAAGACGTCAGGCAGTATCGAGTCCGAGCTGCGCCGTCGCTTGCGCGATCGCCACAACACCACGCTGCCGCGGTTTGACGTGATGTCAGCGCTTTCGCGCAATCCCGAAGGGCTCAAGATGAGCCAGCTCTCGCAATTTCTGCGCGTGTCCAACGGCAATGTGACCGGCATCGTGGACCGGCTGACCGAGGACGGTCTGGCGCTGCGGGTTGCGGTCCCCGGCGACCGTCGCGCCCAGGTGGCGCGGCTGACCCCTGCAGGAGAGGCCGAGTTTGACCGCCTCGCCGCCGAGCATGAGGCCTGGATCGGCGAGATGATGGCGGGGCTTGGCGCAGATGAAATCACCGAAATGAGCGCGCTTCTGGACCAGATCCAGCCGGTTGCGGCGCCCCAAGAAGACAAAGGATGA
- a CDS encoding bifunctional salicylyl-CoA 5-hydroxylase/oxidoreductase, with amino-acid sequence MRIACLGGGPAGLYFGISMKLRDPSHEVTVIERNRADDTFGWGVVLSDETLDNLAANDAKSAESIRSHFAYWDDVALLFKGTRQVSSGHGFCGIGRKKLLILLQERARELGVKMQFETEVQSAEDYRKDYDLVVASDGLNSRTRSLYADTFKPDVDTRLCNFVWLGTHQTFKDAFTFIFEETEHGWVWAHAYQFDDDTATFIVECTQETFDAFGFGSMSQQESIKTCEEIFKDHLGGHALMTNANHIRGSAWIRFPRVLCEKWSHENVVLMGDAAATAHFSIGSGSKLALESAIALADLLHEKPDLQSAFDEYEDQRRLEVLRLQSAARNSMEWFERVERYLDLDPVQLNYSMLTRSQRISHENLRERDKDWLESAERWFMDQAGAPKDAPLRAPMFAPFRLREMDLKSRIVVSPMAQYKAKDGSPTDWHLVHYGERAKGGAGLVYTEMTCVSPEGRITPGCPGLYAPEHEAAWSRITDFVHAETDAKICCQIGHSGRKGSTQLGWDEMDAPLPEGNWDIVSASAIPWSGQNATPREITRAEMDEVRDQFVRAAQMADRAGFDMIELHAAHGYLISSFLSPVSNQRGDDYGGSLENRLRYPLEVFAAMRAVWPEGKPMSVRISANDWVGEDGVTPDEAVQIARAFWEAGADLIDVSAGQTTTEAKPVYGRMFQTPFSDQIRNEAGICTMAVGNIFEADHANSILMAGRADLVAVGRPHLSDPYWTLHEGSKIGDRAAPDWPLPYLAGRDQSWRLADKEAETLRA; translated from the coding sequence ATGCGCATTGCATGCTTGGGAGGGGGGCCAGCGGGCCTGTATTTCGGGATCTCGATGAAGCTGCGTGATCCCAGCCATGAGGTCACGGTGATCGAACGCAATCGGGCCGATGACACCTTTGGCTGGGGCGTGGTGCTCTCGGATGAGACGCTCGACAATCTGGCAGCCAATGACGCCAAGAGCGCCGAGTCGATCCGGTCTCATTTTGCCTATTGGGATGATGTCGCGCTTCTGTTCAAAGGCACGCGGCAGGTGTCCTCTGGTCATGGGTTCTGCGGCATCGGGCGCAAGAAGCTGCTGATCCTTCTGCAGGAGCGCGCCCGTGAACTGGGCGTCAAGATGCAGTTCGAAACCGAAGTGCAAAGCGCCGAGGACTATCGCAAGGATTACGATCTTGTGGTCGCCAGTGACGGGCTCAATTCGCGCACACGCAGCCTGTATGCCGACACCTTCAAGCCGGATGTGGACACGCGGCTTTGTAATTTTGTTTGGCTTGGCACCCATCAGACCTTCAAGGATGCGTTCACGTTTATCTTTGAGGAAACCGAGCACGGCTGGGTCTGGGCGCATGCCTACCAGTTCGACGACGACACCGCGACCTTCATCGTGGAATGCACGCAAGAGACCTTTGACGCCTTTGGTTTTGGCTCCATGAGCCAGCAGGAAAGCATCAAGACCTGCGAAGAAATCTTCAAGGATCATCTGGGCGGCCATGCGCTGATGACCAATGCCAACCATATTCGCGGCTCCGCCTGGATCCGCTTCCCGCGGGTTTTGTGCGAAAAATGGAGTCACGAGAATGTGGTCCTGATGGGCGACGCGGCCGCGACGGCGCATTTCTCGATTGGGTCAGGGTCCAAGTTGGCGCTGGAATCCGCGATTGCGCTGGCCGATCTGCTGCATGAAAAGCCTGATCTGCAAAGCGCCTTTGACGAATACGAAGACCAGCGCCGTCTTGAGGTGTTGCGCCTGCAGTCTGCGGCACGCAATTCGATGGAGTGGTTCGAGCGGGTGGAGCGCTATCTGGATCTTGATCCGGTGCAGCTGAATTACTCGATGCTGACTCGCAGTCAGCGGATCAGCCACGAAAACCTGCGCGAACGGGACAAGGACTGGCTTGAGAGCGCGGAGCGCTGGTTCATGGATCAGGCGGGGGCGCCCAAGGATGCGCCGCTGCGGGCGCCGATGTTTGCCCCCTTCCGCCTGCGCGAGATGGACCTCAAGAGCCGCATCGTCGTTTCGCCCATGGCGCAGTACAAGGCCAAGGATGGCAGCCCGACCGACTGGCATCTGGTGCATTACGGCGAACGCGCCAAAGGCGGCGCGGGGCTGGTCTACACCGAGATGACCTGTGTATCGCCAGAGGGCCGGATTACCCCCGGCTGTCCGGGGCTCTATGCGCCGGAGCATGAGGCCGCATGGTCGCGGATCACCGATTTTGTGCATGCCGAAACCGACGCCAAGATCTGCTGCCAGATCGGCCACTCGGGACGCAAAGGCTCCACCCAGCTTGGTTGGGACGAGATGGATGCACCGCTGCCAGAGGGCAACTGGGATATCGTCAGCGCCTCTGCGATCCCGTGGTCTGGGCAGAACGCCACCCCGCGCGAAATCACCCGCGCCGAGATGGACGAGGTGCGCGATCAATTTGTGCGCGCGGCTCAGATGGCGGATCGTGCGGGCTTTGACATGATCGAGCTGCACGCAGCCCATGGCTATCTGATCTCGTCGTTCCTGTCGCCGGTCTCGAACCAGCGCGGCGATGACTATGGCGGCAGCCTTGAAAACCGCCTGCGCTATCCGCTCGAGGTCTTTGCCGCGATGCGCGCGGTCTGGCCCGAAGGCAAGCCGATGTCGGTGCGGATCTCCGCCAATGACTGGGTGGGCGAGGATGGCGTCACCCCGGACGAAGCCGTCCAGATCGCGCGTGCCTTTTGGGAGGCCGGTGCGGATCTGATCGACGTGTCTGCCGGTCAGACCACCACCGAGGCCAAACCCGTCTACGGCCGCATGTTCCAGACGCCGTTTTCGGATCAGATCCGCAACGAGGCGGGCATCTGTACCATGGCTGTGGGCAATATCTTCGAGGCCGATCATGCCAATTCGATCCTGATGGCAGGCCGCGCGGATCTGGTGGCCGTGGGCCGCCCGCATCTCTCGGATCCGTATTGGACCCTTCACGAGGGCAGCAAGATCGGTGATCGTGCAGCCCCCGACTGGCCGCTGCCCTATCTGGCGGGGCGCGATCAGAGCTGGCGTCTTGCGGACAAAGAAGCGGAGACCCTGCGCGCATGA
- the nadC gene encoding carboxylating nicotinate-nucleotide diphosphorylase, producing MSFATLPDLILEPLVKSALMEDLGSYGDVTTRAVIPDDVTYSARLRAREEAVVSGMQVAALAFRLVDATLEVKTRVADGAVCQPGDVLMEIEGKAASILMGERVALNFAGRLTGIATLTAAMVAETRGTQARITCTRKTTPGLRMVEKLAVLHGGGFNHRYSLSDAILIKDNHIAAAGGIRAVLDATKAHASHMMAVEIEVDTLDQLREVLEVGGASVVLLDNMTPAELREAVEINAGRLALEASGNVKRDTVAEIAATGVDFISSGALTHSARTVDLGLDF from the coding sequence ATGAGCTTTGCCACTTTGCCCGACCTGATCCTTGAGCCATTGGTCAAATCCGCCCTGATGGAAGACCTCGGCTCTTATGGCGATGTGACCACCCGCGCGGTGATCCCCGATGATGTTACCTATTCCGCCCGCCTGCGCGCCCGCGAAGAGGCGGTGGTCTCTGGCATGCAGGTGGCCGCGCTGGCATTCCGGTTGGTGGATGCGACCCTTGAGGTGAAGACCCGCGTTGCAGATGGCGCTGTGTGTCAGCCCGGCGATGTGCTGATGGAGATCGAGGGCAAGGCGGCGTCGATCCTGATGGGGGAGCGGGTTGCGCTCAACTTTGCGGGGCGTTTGACGGGGATCGCAACGCTCACGGCGGCCATGGTCGCTGAAACCCGTGGCACACAGGCACGTATCACCTGCACCCGCAAGACCACGCCGGGGCTGCGGATGGTCGAAAAGCTGGCGGTATTGCATGGCGGTGGCTTCAATCACCGCTATTCGCTCTCGGATGCCATCCTCATCAAGGACAACCACATCGCTGCAGCGGGTGGTATTCGCGCGGTGCTGGATGCCACCAAGGCGCATGCCAGCCACATGATGGCGGTGGAAATCGAAGTGGACACGCTCGATCAGTTGCGCGAGGTGCTGGAGGTCGGCGGTGCCTCCGTTGTGCTCTTGGACAATATGACGCCTGCTGAGCTGCGTGAGGCGGTCGAGATCAATGCCGGACGTCTGGCGCTCGAGGCCAGCGGCAACGTCAAACGCGACACAGTGGCGGAAATTGCAGCCACGGGGGTGGATTTCATCTCCTCGGGGGCGCTCACGCATTCGGCGCGCACCGTCGATCTGGGGCTTGATTTCTAA
- a CDS encoding pyridoxamine 5'-phosphate oxidase family protein, with product MSRSEQVFHAGELILQNRAGVAPSYRERVAHAIRPQMPQQHRDFFESLPVLFLGLLDARGRVWATPAVGEVGFLRSRDPGHLAVGARPVLGETLWLDVRAGAKVGAVGMEMASRRRNRMNGTITAVNGEGFEIAVDLSFGNCPQYIQTRDLVWPANPPAPEAVALPDWESQSRALVAQADTFFIASRAAEMSARPIDGVDASHRGGRPGFLTINDDSSLSFPDFAGNRFFNTLGNIEADGRVGLFIPDFKSGAGIFVTGLATVDWRPDRVSHFKGAERIVDVQPEEIWYCTHALPGPAPLVSTWPLLAETGVW from the coding sequence ATGTCCCGCTCTGAGCAGGTTTTCCACGCAGGCGAATTGATCCTGCAAAACCGCGCCGGTGTCGCGCCAAGCTATCGCGAGCGGGTGGCCCATGCCATCCGCCCGCAGATGCCTCAACAGCATCGCGATTTCTTTGAGAGCCTGCCGGTGCTCTTTCTGGGTTTGCTTGACGCGCGTGGGCGAGTCTGGGCGACACCTGCGGTGGGTGAAGTTGGCTTTCTGCGTTCGCGCGACCCCGGTCATCTGGCGGTCGGGGCGCGCCCAGTGTTGGGCGAAACGCTTTGGCTGGATGTTCGCGCCGGGGCCAAGGTGGGCGCGGTGGGCATGGAAATGGCCAGTCGCCGCCGCAACCGCATGAACGGCACCATCACTGCGGTCAATGGAGAAGGATTTGAGATCGCGGTGGACCTGAGCTTTGGCAATTGCCCGCAGTATATCCAGACCCGCGATCTCGTATGGCCCGCCAATCCGCCAGCGCCCGAGGCCGTGGCGCTGCCCGATTGGGAGTCGCAAAGCCGCGCGCTGGTCGCGCAGGCCGATACCTTTTTTATCGCGTCGCGCGCGGCCGAGATGTCAGCGCGCCCCATCGATGGGGTTGATGCCTCGCACCGTGGCGGGCGGCCCGGTTTCCTGACGATCAACGACGACAGCTCGCTCTCCTTTCCCGATTTTGCCGGAAACCGGTTTTTCAACACGCTCGGCAACATTGAGGCCGATGGGCGCGTAGGGCTTTTCATCCCCGACTTCAAAAGCGGTGCGGGGATCTTTGTCACCGGTCTGGCGACGGTCGACTGGCGCCCTGACCGCGTGTCCCACTTCAAAGGGGCGGAGCGGATCGTCGACGTGCAGCCAGAGGAAATCTGGTACTGCACGCATGCTCTGCCCGGGCCTGCGCCCCTGGTCAGCACATGGCCACTGCTTGCGGAAACAGGCGTCTGGTAG
- a CDS encoding glutathione S-transferase family protein: protein MNAEFASSSAPIKLYRHPLSGHCHRVEMMLSILDLPYELVDLDLLQGAHKAPAFLDLNPFGQVPVLDDNGTIVSDSNAILVYLVEAYGKETGWLPRAPGVAAAVQRWLSLTVSHLATGPARARWRTLTGASDTPETETARAISHAFLEQMEGLISGQHYLAGEAPTIADVSAYAYIAHAPEGGVSLAAYPKVRAWIDRVEALQGFVPMQASPLPELARGA, encoded by the coding sequence ATGAACGCCGAATTTGCCTCCTCCTCCGCACCGATCAAACTCTATCGCCACCCGCTCTCGGGGCATTGTCACCGGGTCGAGATGATGCTCTCGATCCTCGATCTGCCCTATGAGTTGGTCGACCTCGACCTGCTGCAGGGCGCGCATAAGGCGCCCGCGTTCCTGGATCTCAACCCGTTTGGGCAGGTTCCAGTTCTGGACGACAACGGCACCATCGTCAGCGATTCCAATGCGATCCTTGTCTATCTTGTCGAGGCCTACGGCAAAGAGACGGGTTGGTTGCCCCGCGCGCCCGGTGTGGCCGCCGCAGTTCAGCGCTGGCTGTCGCTTACGGTATCGCATCTGGCAACCGGTCCCGCGCGGGCGCGTTGGCGGACCCTGACCGGCGCGAGCGACACGCCGGAAACGGAGACAGCGCGTGCCATCAGCCATGCCTTTCTGGAGCAGATGGAAGGTCTGATCTCGGGTCAGCACTACCTGGCAGGAGAGGCGCCTACGATCGCGGATGTGTCTGCCTACGCCTATATCGCACACGCGCCCGAGGGAGGTGTGAGCCTTGCGGCCTATCCAAAGGTACGGGCGTGGATCGATCGGGTCGAAGCGCTTCAGGGGTTTGTGCCGATGCAGGCCTCCCCGCTGCCAGAGCTTGCGCGAGGCGCCTGA
- a CDS encoding SDR family NAD(P)-dependent oxidoreductase — translation MSQDPRQEHVLITGGGTGVGAACAQAFAAQGAKVTLMGRTEKTLAEQGLPYEVCDVTDAPSVTSAVARAAAARGPVTVAIANAGAAESVPFAKMQPELLTEMMAVNLGGVVNLWQAVLPGMKEAGRGRMIAVASTAGLKGYAYVSAYCAAKHAVVGLTRSLAKELARTGVTVNAICPGFVETPMLQRSIDNIRAKTGMTSEEAAGALKADNPQGRFVQPEEVADAALWLASDTAGSVNGHALALTGGEI, via the coding sequence ATGAGCCAAGATCCACGCCAAGAACATGTCCTGATCACGGGCGGCGGCACCGGTGTTGGGGCCGCCTGCGCCCAGGCCTTCGCGGCCCAGGGGGCCAAAGTGACCCTGATGGGGCGAACGGAGAAAACGCTTGCAGAGCAGGGGCTTCCTTATGAGGTCTGCGATGTAACGGATGCGCCAAGCGTCACATCCGCGGTGGCGCGCGCAGCCGCCGCGCGCGGGCCGGTGACTGTGGCGATTGCAAATGCGGGCGCGGCCGAAAGCGTGCCTTTTGCCAAGATGCAGCCAGAGCTTCTCACGGAGATGATGGCGGTGAACCTCGGAGGCGTCGTGAACCTCTGGCAGGCGGTGTTGCCGGGCATGAAAGAGGCCGGGCGTGGGCGCATGATCGCGGTGGCCTCGACGGCGGGGCTCAAGGGCTATGCCTATGTCAGCGCCTATTGCGCCGCCAAACACGCGGTGGTCGGGCTTACTCGCTCGCTCGCCAAGGAACTGGCGCGCACAGGCGTGACGGTCAATGCGATCTGTCCGGGGTTTGTGGAAACGCCGATGCTCCAGCGCAGCATCGACAATATCCGCGCCAAGACCGGGATGACATCCGAGGAGGCCGCAGGCGCCCTCAAGGCCGACAATCCCCAGGGTCGTTTTGTGCAGCCCGAAGAGGTCGCGGATGCTGCGCTCTGGCTGGCGTCGGACACTGCGGGATCGGTGAACGGGCACGCGTTGGCCCTGACGGGGGGCGAGATATGA
- a CDS encoding LysR family transcriptional regulator — protein sequence MDRIQSMQVFVAVAEEEGFAAGARRMGLSAPSATRAINGLETQLGARLFTRTTRRLHLTDVGQRYLEDVRHILTSLQAADDTARGAASAPVGLLRLTCPNEFGRIYILPILLDYLDHYPDMRAELVLLDRVVNIVEEGFDVALRIGHLPSSTLSAVKVGAVRRVLCAAPAYLERYGTPETPADLSAHRIVAVNVISSATEWRFGAQQEIAVRIAPQLCVSTVAAGRDAAREGWGLCRMLSYQAGRDVAEGHLTCLLEDYEPESMPIHLVHTEGRRAPAKVRSFIDFARDRLRADPVLQALSSSKGCGLSA from the coding sequence ATGGACCGCATTCAAAGCATGCAGGTGTTTGTCGCCGTCGCCGAAGAAGAGGGCTTTGCCGCGGGCGCGCGCCGGATGGGGCTGAGCGCGCCATCGGCCACGCGGGCGATCAACGGGCTTGAGACACAGCTAGGCGCGCGACTCTTTACACGTACCACCCGGCGGCTGCATCTGACGGACGTGGGGCAGCGCTACCTTGAGGACGTGCGCCATATCCTGACCTCATTGCAGGCGGCAGACGATACAGCGCGCGGCGCGGCCAGCGCGCCGGTGGGTCTGTTACGTCTCACCTGCCCCAATGAATTCGGTCGCATCTACATCCTGCCGATCCTGCTGGATTATCTCGATCATTATCCCGACATGCGCGCAGAATTGGTCCTGTTGGACCGGGTGGTGAACATCGTCGAAGAAGGCTTCGACGTGGCCCTGCGCATCGGCCATCTGCCCTCCTCGACGCTCTCGGCGGTAAAGGTCGGAGCGGTGCGCCGGGTGCTCTGCGCGGCTCCCGCTTATCTGGAGCGGTACGGCACACCAGAAACTCCGGCGGATCTGAGCGCGCATCGCATCGTGGCTGTCAATGTGATCTCTTCTGCGACCGAATGGCGGTTCGGCGCCCAACAAGAGATCGCCGTGCGCATCGCGCCGCAACTCTGTGTGAGCACCGTTGCAGCCGGGCGTGACGCGGCGCGCGAAGGCTGGGGGCTGTGCCGGATGCTCTCGTATCAGGCCGGACGCGATGTCGCGGAGGGGCACCTGACCTGCCTGCTCGAAGACTATGAGCCAGAAAGCATGCCGATTCATCTGGTTCACACCGAAGGACGGCGCGCCCCAGCCAAGGTGCGCAGCTTTATCGATTTTGCCCGCGACCGGCTGCGCGCGGACCCGGTGCTTCAGGCCTTGTCATCCAGCAAGGGCTGTGGGCTGAGCGCTTAG